In Silene latifolia isolate original U9 population chromosome X, ASM4854445v1, whole genome shotgun sequence, the following proteins share a genomic window:
- the LOC141619316 gene encoding uncharacterized protein LOC141619316, with the protein MLTDENKYKRMYFGLSKLRYDRISNSLRFKEMSCEIHMDEKWFYITQDQAKFFLLSEELNPYRACKSKSLTTKVMFMAAISRPMYDRNGTLVFDGKIGIFPFPFQEPTRRNSKNRVAGALETKSIPSITKQVVKKMLISKIIPAIKSKWPASASKNISIQQDNAKPHIKCTDHDFLNAATTDGFNISLNQQTPNSPDLNVLDLGFFRSIQSLQQSKRAKTIHQLVLNVVQAWDEEPALCLDDVWLSLQVVMLEVMKSKGYNDFKLPHLGKQAQRAAGTLPRNLDANQDIVMECLQDLNAVGKDQGLEEMK; encoded by the coding sequence ATGCTCACTGATGAAAATAAGTACAAGAGGATGTACTTTGGTCTTTCTAAGTTAAGGTATGACAGAATATCTAATTCTTTAAGGTTTAAAGAAATGTCATGTGAAATTCATATGGATGAGAAGTGGTTTTACATTACTCAAGACCAAGCTAAGTTTTTTCTTCTAAGTGAAGAGTTAAATCCATATAGGGCATGCAAATCCAAAAGCCTTACTACAAAGGTCATGTTCATGGCAGCAATTTCTAGACCAATGTATGATAGAAATGGTACCCTTGTATTTGAtggaaaaattggaatttttcCATTTCCATTCCAAGAGCCAACAAGAAGAAACTCAAAAAATAGGGTGGCAGGGGCTTTAGAGACAAAGTCAATACCATCAATCACTAAACAAGTTGTCAAGAAAATGCTGATTTCTAAGATTATTCCAGCCATTAAAAGCAAGTGGCCAGCATCAGCGTCTAAGAATATAAGTATACAACAAGACAATGCAAAGCCACATATTAAATGCACTGATCATGATTTTCTTAATGCAGCCACAACAGATGGTTTTAACATCAGTTTGAATCAACAAACCCCCAACTCACCTGATTTAAATGTGCTAGACTTAGGGTTTTTCAGGTCAATTCAGTCACTACAACAAAGTAAAAGGGCAAAAACAATTCATCAGTTAGTCCTCAATGTTGTGCAAGCGTGGGACGAAGAGCCTGCTTTATGTTTAGATGATGTGTGGTTAAGTCTACAAGTAGTCATGTTGGAGGTCATGAAAAGTAAGGGATACAATGATTTCAAGTTACCACATCTAGGCAAGCAAGCACAAAGGGCGGCAGGGACTTTGCCAAGAAATTTAGATGCAAACCAGGATATTGTAATGGAATGTCTACAAGATTTAAATGCAGTAGGGAAGGATCAAGGATTAGAAGAAATGAAATGA